ATCGGGGTCATTTTTAAGTTAACgtaaaaaatggccaaacttCCTCTCGTgtgaaaaataaattaaaCTCAAAAGGGCCTCAGTGGGAATGACGAAAGCTTTTCACGTCTGGATCCTTTGATCACACACAATCCATGTCTAATGGTAAGACAATACATTGTATGGTCATGCAATTGCACTTAAAGTAAAATGTCCTCTTGAAATGGGCAAATAATTCGAGCTGAATCTGAGTTTGTATTTGTGgtcagttttctttttcttgctttgtcATCATATCAAACATTCAGATTCAAGGGTAGAATCCGACGATCTCCGTTTCAGATCCAAAGTTTGttgggatttcttttttccgTCAACTTTGGAACTTTGAGACGTGGAGGACAccaaggaggaggaagaagacgaagatcCAGAAGGGTTTGCTGCCTCTGTGGTGTGACTGGATGAGGACGATATCGTCCCCTCCTCTGATTTTGATGTGGAATCTCCTGAGGAGTATTCGGAATGGAGCAGATTGAGGTCATCgggttccatttcttgaaccaAGGGAGCAAAAGTCACCTCTTTCTTGGGTGGGGAATGGAGCACTGGAACGAATTAAGCACGACCCTTGGGTGTACTAATGGAATTTTTTCAAGACCTTGATGAGATTTGAACATCCTTTTTCTTAAGAAAGTTTACCCCAGTGACATCCTCTTCTCTATAAGTAAATTCCTTGGTAAATACAAAAGCATTTGCATTCCTAAGTCAGGCACAAGTACAGTTTTTTGTGAGCCACGTCGATGTTCACGTTATAAATACTAAAGCGAACTGTTGTAACCGCTCTCCAGCCATCAATGAAATACTACGTGATATCGTTTGTGTTTCGTTCCATGTGTCTGTGATATTGCGTGTGATACATTCACTAATAGTGTATACCTTGAGTAGTGAGAATAGTGAGTTGCTCGATTCTGCTCACGGCAGTTGGAGCTTGAATGGCCTCTCTAAACGGGAAATGGTCCTCAGTCTTTGAAGTAGATGCATTCTCCTGAAAAGTGAAATCATCAACCTTGATTCCCCCAAGTCTGAGTGCCAGACTTCTGTTCCCAATATGAGCTTACGCACTTCCAAATCGGGCCTGGATTCCGAGAAATCATCCTCAATAATACAGAGTGGTCCCACTGGCACTTCAGTACTATGAACATATGCCTTTGTGAGGGATCTCCTGGGATCAAAATCGAGATCCGATTCCAAAAGCGACTGAAATCAATGGACAAAGTGTGGGTAGAAATTCCTGTTCATCGGGATAGAAGTGCAATTCCCAGATGTTTCATGCCACTCTgtgacatttcaaaatgatctcTGATGCAACAAGGATTTATGACATTCTTGATAATACTTGATCTTATTATCATTTTCGTTTCCATTGGGAGTCgaaacaaaattgtgtttgacGACGGGAAGAACAAAAACTAGCTGTAGAACACTTTCGCACATACCTGACTTCGTCTTCGGTCGGAATAGGAAGAAGTTGTTGAGGATTTGGGGGTAACTTCAAtcagcaaatttgattttctgtTTGGTGATGTGGGATGATTGTGATTGGAAGATGACGTGGAACTGCTATTCGTGTTGGAACGTCTTCGTTCCAAGGACGAAAAGCCCTCAAAGCGGACGTTATTCAGCTGCTCATAGCTATCCACTTTCGCCAGGGATTCCAAATTCTTCCTGATTGCTGAGGATACGAAGTAGGAAGTATTTGTAACCAGTCAATGCCCGCgggcatttcaaattcaacaatgcCAAGATGCCATTTCAGAAGGGTCCAGGAGAAGAGTCAAAATTGAGTccattttgaaacaacaatAGTGTCTTACTGCCCCCGTGCTTTCGACCAAACTTGGCGTGTTCAGATCAGTCAGCACTGAGCGCctcatttttgcaacatatttgagaaactttttttcaacttgcAATTAAACGTCATTCAGGCGTTACCACATGTACCGGTATTGCCATATGCGGCAGATTTCGTAACCTAAAGCAATCGCCAGACCTTTACCCTAACTTTTTTTTGCAGCAGGAAAAGTAGGCTGAGCCTATTTAATGTGCAAATAAGTTGATCTATAATTTGCCGCGCATGCTAACCTTTATCAACGGAATTTTCATCTCCGTCTTGATCACCATCAATGTCAAAATCGAGTGACCGGTTGAATCCGACATGAGTTTTGGCACTTGGATCCCCTGCGTTGTAGTTTCGACTCCTCATGATCACCACAATCATGACGGCAATCAGGATCAGAACAATCACAACAATAGCCAATACACCTAAGAAGGAAGGAATACTCTTTTATTGAGATTGGTTTTATGGTCACGCCATTTCGCTCGTTTTATCTCTATCCCCAACAAATTCGAACAATCTCGCCCTTTGGCATAAATCCCTCTCTTCCCAATATTTTACGGTCCCCATGTTTCCAATTTGGTTGCGGCGTAGTATGATCATTCGaaagaaggggggggggggtatgTATGACCTCATCGGGACCCTTGAAATCCCCCCTCGCTTTTCAGGATGAGCAGATGTTCAtgtctcaaaaaaaagtttccatcACACCCCTTTTGGGATCCAGAGCGAGGGCAATACGAGTGGCACAAACTTTCTGAAATTGCGTGAGTGTCCATAAGTGGTCCAAAGCTCGGCTTAAGTCCGAATGTGGATCGCGGTGCGGTTTTTCTCCGACACTACTGATATTCTGTTCCATCCGGGAGAGTGGCACCGCAAAATGGGGATAGAGCATTGAGACCTCCAATCAATGGTTGCTTGTAATGGAAATAAGGACCATGGCTCTTCTCAAGATGTCTAGATGTCCCTACAAGGAAAGCTTGTTCCGAGGATGGGACAAAAAACTGCACTCATTCTTTACCCCATGCAAGTGCAAAAATGAAGACTGGAAAGTTCTTTGGGATGTTTTCGACTGCTTGCGTGGTTTGAAGTATCGCCTGAGGATTTGAGTACATCAAAAAAGTCTTGAGGTCCATGTCCTAGTTACATAAATGTGGGCATGTACTCTAAGCGCACCTCATCTTACAATGACCTACGAGAAACTTGTGCAGATTCGCATGCAAGAGGAATTGTGAGGCGAAAACGTGGTTGGTCAACCGAAAGTGCAACGCTCTTCTCATCGGTGGATGGGGCATGAATCCACTACCAAATAACTTGATCGAGGATTGCTTCTCGTTGCCGACGAGAACGGTGACAAGGGATACTCACCAATGATGGGTAGGAGTCTGATTGGATCATTGATTGGAATGAGAAGCGGTTGATCACTTTTCTCGTTGGGTCTAGGACCACGAGGAggcttcattattttggatgGCATCGATGAggcctccacctccaccaccataACCTCATCAGGTGGAAGAGAATTATCTTCTGCGGACCAAGGTCTTCGATTGGTGTCGGATGACACCACGTTGCTAATATCATCGGCGATTGGAGGAATGCCGTTGGCATTTTCCTCCACCTTTTTCCGCAGAATGATTGGATCAGGCTCAGTTAGGGTGGTAACTGCTATTTCGAACATTTGAGGCTCGTTGGAGGTTAAGCGTTCTCGGGCCTCGGCCTCGGAGAGAGAATTGAATGCGGTCACTTGGAGGCGGTAACGACTTCCGCTCGATAAACCTGATAAGGTCACATCTGCGCGCCGCAGGTCCCTTAAACCAGTGTGTTCCAAGGCACTGGATTGGACCGAGGTCAGGACAAAGGATTCGATCTCGACTCCCGTCTCTGGTGGAGCTACCAATGGACGGCCATCTTTCCCAAGTTTATTGCTGTTTATGTCAGGGGAGTTCTCCTCGAAGGCCGTTATTCTGCAATTAACCCCGTTGGTTCTCAAGTagtaaaatttcaaactcTCATTTTCGCTGTTGACCACTAAAAACCTACAacatttaaagaaaaatcCTCCCCCCCCCCGTCTCTCCATCCATTCTTTTCTGCCTCTAATTCACTGCGCTTTTGTTCCCTCAGTGACCTCAAACGacctttttaaaaaagttttccaaatGAATGGCCTCGCTCCACTTGTCCTTGGACAAGAAAAGAATGGTACTTTCTTAAACATAAACCACATTGAGGGAGAAATAAGTTCATACTTGACTCTGGTTCCATATCCATGACCTTCTGGTAACAATGGCTCGTATGGTGAATCAATGAGGCACTGAAGTCGAACCCATTTGAGGCCAGTGGCCACGACCTCACAATCCTCCACTTTGGGAGCGCCTGTAAAGTGAAACTGAGTGTAACGCCCGGTTACCACAGACTATGACATAATTTCCCAGCCAAATATAATTAACATGTGGTTCTATTCGGAACCTATGGAAGGatcttcaaggccaaagaaaTGCATCAACATCTTCGTTGCATTAATTTAAATCAAGCTACGATTAAGAAATGATTATATACCTTTGggcttgatttcaaaaatacaTGGTGTGACTTGTCGACCAGCTACATTAGAAGCCCTACAATGGAGTGTTCCATAGTCCTTGGTAGAGTTCGGCTGGTACTGCAAGTTATTTTGCAAAGGATCATTTGCACCAGGGGatctgaaacaaaatcaatgccAGGGAAACCCTTTAAAAGTGATTGTTTTTCATGCGTGTACACATTAGCGTCAGGACGTTGAGATTAATGTTACGTGAAAGTTACGAGTACAATAACCATAGCATAGCGCTTCGGGTACCTTGTCCAAATGGcctctttgttcaaatttttgtcGTGAACATGGTAGAAAGACCATTCGAATTGGATATTTTCCAAGGGGAAAGCTCCCACGACACATGGAAGATCAACTTTTTGACCAACTCGAACGTAATGGAGCAGAGATCCTGATCTGGCACACTTTGGAGGATCTGTAAGCACTTGAACATGAACATACTATCTCGGTACATGGCGGggtatttgcttttttattcATGTCGTTATCATACAGATCAAGCCAGTCCTTTCCTTACATTTGACTCTGACTTCCAGAGGGTTCGAGGACCCTCGTCCGAGAAGGTTCTCTCCCACGCAAGTATAATTTCCAGTGGTTTTATCAGCTTGGACATCTTCCAAAAGCAATATTGAAGATGATTGGCGCTCGCTTTCCATCATGACGTTCCGCATTGTCAAACCTGGACCTCCATTCAGCGCTATTCCCTGAGACAAGGAAGAAATAGGAGATCTAAGAATACTTTTTCCTGAGCTCAAACCTCATGGGCGAAGCCAGAGGAGCACCAAACGTAAAAACTTGGGTGTCCCTCCATGATTGATAGGGATCGACTTACATCCTTTCTCCAATGGACGACGTGGGCTTTGGGATTGGCATCAATGACGcacttcatttccaaattatCGTTTTCATTCAGCTCCACTTTTTGAGCGGGATAATCCACCAGATTCAGGGTGACCTTGGGAACATCTGGAATTATGTTGATGTAAGTTAGAACGATACGACCAAACGACATGAGCAAGCAAATACGCGTCTCAAGATCATTTACAGATCACATTGATGAGGTGGTTCATGTTTCATTCATGAGGAACGCCCTCCATGTCCTGGTACGTGGAATCatatcaatgtttttgtttcactGTCATTTTCTCTGCTAATGGTAGCGTACCGTAAAAGTGGTCCGAATATCATTCCGCTCATGGAATATTCACGGTTGCCTGTATTAAAGCCCGACCTTCCCCTCCTCAACTTGGATCATTAGGACTCCATATCTATCTATTTAAAGCAcgccaccaccactaccagcAGTATTTCCATCTACCTCTCCAAACCAAGTACGGGATTGACTTGTAGAGACTTCGTCAGCGGCCATGACTTTCACGATCATCACAAGGAAAATAGAACCACTGTTGTATTTTAGGTACTGTTTCAACCTCCAACTCACATTGTACTGTGATCTTCCACTGATCTTCCACGGCATTGTTCGTGGTGAGGTGTGGATTCTCACCCCGACAGGATAAGAACTCGTCATGGTCATCAACGGTGGGGACGAAGACCACACGAATTGTGGATTTTCGACCTTGAACCTCGGATTCGTTCTGGTGGAGAAAAGTACAGAAATAAGTCCATTGTTCAACCAGGCGAGCACCTGCGTTAGTTTCTCGATTCTATCAGCTTTTGTCATACTTCATCATTTGGAAAGTTGGGTCGCTGAGAGTTGTCACGagtttcaaaggaaatgagCAAATTAAAATATGGCATGAATTCCCTATGAGAACGCTTGACTATCGAACTCGACCAAGACTGTTTGCGCTCCGAAGAGATCCTGTCTAAACCTTTATACTTTCTGGATTAATTGACCCCCCAAAGTTGGAGTGAATGAAACGGTTTGGGCGGAGCTTTTCCTTTCCAAGTGCAAAAGAAATTAATCGCTTGAAACTTTGAGAAgtgttttgttaaaaaaatgattttgcaatCAGGCTTTCAATTTCGCCTATGGGCTCCACaatttttgatggaaatttgtGAAGAGCTCACCCAAAGTCTGAAAAAGAAGGCGAGGTActcaaaatatccaaatgtCGAGCCCTCCCGAAAAAAAAGTCTGGTGTTTTCCTTTTTCGGAGAGTGGTTCTCTATGACCTTGTTTATGGCTAAGATTCACGTAATGATTAGACGGCCTTCAAAGTTACGTCTCTCATTATGAACCTGAATTTTGTCAGTGTCCTCGTTCCGCGGCATTTGCATAAAccaggaacttttttttcttacccaGACTAAGTCGCGATTTATTATGGCTGGCTCACTAAAGAATCGTAAGGGAGGCTTTTGCACGCGAGGAAGTCTTATTTCTTACCTGATCGTCCAAAAGTTTGAGCTCTCGATTTCCGATTTTGACCTTGGCGTAGGCAGCTGGATTGGaaccttgaatttgacacGAAATGTTGTATGTTTTTCCAGCCAGAAAATAGCTCCATTCCCGTTCTATTTTGGCACGAATTGGCGgaactgaaaaaaaaggaggCGGTCTTTTCAAGCTATGTTTATGGATTGGTAATTCCAGTGGAATTCGTTCTTTTCCTACCATTTGGCAGAGTTTTCTTCAAGCGTacgaaaaatttgaaaattcctCATTTCTCTGCTTGGATTTCCCACTCTTTCCACGTTGGGTAAAGAGAAGGaacgagaagaaagagaaagaatttCCCGAGTGAACTTACGGAGCATATTAATCTTTAGCATGGTCTGTGGGGAAGGCACCAGATCTGTGTTTGTGGCTGAGCATCCCAACACGAGGCCAAAATCTTGGCGTTGCAAGCGTTCAAGTTTTAAAGTGCGTCTCACTAGGTTCCCTTCAATTCGAGTGGGTTCCccttttaattgcattttgctTGATTCAACTTCTTGGCCCCTTAGGCTCCCTGCCCTCTCAACCGGTTCTAAGCGCCACCATTGCAGTTCTGGGAGTGGATCGCCTGGAAACGAAAGTAGGAGCTAAGTAAGTATGGAAAGAATGcattttcttcatgttttcTTCGACTCCCAAATCGGATAGATATGAAAGGCTTTGACGATGGCGCTGAAACTTGAAGATAACGAAAGTTTTCTCGATTGAGCTTCCTCTACCGAGGTTCTTGTTTGTGGCGGGTGGGACTCAATAAATCACCTCAAGATAAAAAAGGAGATTAAAAGTTTCTACTCATTTTTTTAGGCCGTCGCCAGCCCAACTCTCCCCGCCCACACAAGATTGGGTTCTCAGGAGACGTTCGCACCTCCTTTTGTTTCACAAGTGACTTCTAGTGTGGCGTTGATTCGCAATGGTGGTGATAAGTGCGGCGATTCTGCAGATATGGAAGATGACATCTTGGCGCCTTCCTGATCGAGCAAAATTGGAGGACTTGGCAGTTCTGGAACGTGAGGAGATTCTAGCGCGGATTAGGGTCCAATTATTATCGTTGTCTTTCGACCAAAGTCATTGAGATGTCATGGCCAATGAGGCACTGGAGTGTGCATGTAACTTAATTAATTTCCGTAATCTTGATTTATAGTCGACTAAGTGTACGAAGATGGAGATATTCAAGGACCCGGAGAGCCCAATCCAAGTTTGGCATTTGCATTTGACACACTTCCTTGACCATGACGGATGCTCATGATTTGTCATCCCAGGAAGGGGACACGAGACCTAGCTTCCACTCAAGCAATAACAAACCCCATTACTCATAGTTACATAGTGAGGATGTTGCTTTCTCTTTCCTAATAACTTTAGTTACAATGGAACTTACCAATAAggctcaatttgactttgacatTCCGGGTTGGTGCCTCCTTGAAATCCACTCGACATCTATAAGGCCCTGCATCAGATTTTCGNGATTTTTGAACAAACGTCTTCGCATAGGTCATTAAGCTGCGCAACCtttctcattgaaattttgttaaAACATAATGTTGTTTTACTCCACGTAANNNNNNNNNNNNNNNNNNNNNNNNNNNNNNNNgctcaatttgactttgacatTCCGGGTTGGTGCCTCCTTGAAATCCACTCGACATCTATAAGGCCCTGCATCAGATTTTCGTAACTGCAAGATTGGCACAAAAACatatgaaaaggaaaagtcCGTGGGGATGATTAATCCtcgtttttttgctctcttttctCCCCCTTTTGTTCTCGGACGACGACGCCCAAATACTTTTTCACCATAGGATGCAACAAAGACTACGAAAAAGTGGCATCTTAAGCGGCCGAAACTTATTTCAGGCGACCATAATCATGCTAGCTTGGCTTCTCGATCTCTAAGCTCAAGCACGTCAATCGTAAGTATAGTATAATGGCAACATTTTCGCAACTCGAAATTATATGGTTTGACTGTTGTTTCTTATATTTTGCCGGGTTTGTATGCAAATTTTTTGTATTAATCCTGACACCAGAATGAACTGTTTTGCATTGTCGGACTTCTCAAAGGAGTGTCAATTTGGAGCGTTCGAATGACTTCAACCCAATCGGCAGTTTGCCGCTTAAGCAAAAACACCTCTTTTAAATTTgcaatccaaatgaaaacacaaggataagagaaaaaagacgAGCCTTTACGATTTTTGTTCGAAGCCCGGA
This Tigriopus californicus strain San Diego chromosome 7, Tcal_SD_v2.1, whole genome shotgun sequence DNA region includes the following protein-coding sequences:
- the LOC131883381 gene encoding uncharacterized protein LOC131883381 gives rise to the protein MAPPEALFLVLMLFSALHHPPFGGLTLAGSTRMSEEYEKSRSSTRFAPRTRNALTAPSQKESKSGLIGVIGYAAEIPCQVTPLSDTDAPHLILWYKDIFGTPIYSFDMRKDLSGRHWMDTRILGNRASFHIEKTDFKTRNGTSIYKSFLRIDNLRKSDAGPYRCRVDFKEAPTRNVKVKLKRLRSLMTYAKTFVQKSRKSDAGPYRCRVDFKEAPTRNVKVKLSLIELPSPPILLDQEGAKMSSSISAESPHLSPPLRINATLEVTCETKGGDPLPELQWWRLEPVERAGSLRGQEVESSKMQLKGEPTRIEGNLVRRTLKLERLQRQDFGLVLGCSATNTDLVPSPQTMLKINMLLPPIRAKIEREWSYFLAGKTYNISCQIQGSNPAAYAKVKIGNRELKLLDDQNESEVQGRKSTIRVVFVPTVDDHDEFLSCRGENPHLTTNNAVEDQWKITVQYVPKVTLNLVDYPAQKVELNENDNLEMKCVIDANPKAHVVHWRKDGIALNGGPGLTMRNVMMESERQSSSILLLEDVQADKTTGNYTCVGENLLGRGSSNPLEVRVKYPPKCARSGSLLHYVRVGQKVDLPCVVGAFPLENIQFEWSFYHVHDKNLNKEAIWTRSPGANDPLQNNLQYQPNSTKDYGTLHCRASNVAGRQVTPCIFEIKPKGAPKVEDCEVVATGLKWVRLQCLIDSPYEPLLPEGHGYGTRVKITAFEENSPDINSNKLGKDGRPLVAPPETGVEIESFVLTSVQSSALEHTGLRDLRRADVTLSGLSSGSRYRLQVTAFNSLSEAEARERLTSNEPQMFEIAVTTLTEPDPIILRKKVEENANGIPPIADDISNVVSSDTNRRPWSAEDNSLPPDEVMVVEVEASSMPSKIMKPPRGPRPNEKSDQPLLIPINDPIRLLPIIGVLAIVVIVLILIAVMIVVIMRSRNYNAGDPSAKTHVGFNRSLDFDIDGDQDGDENSVDKAIRKNLESLAKVDSYEQLNNVRFEGFSSLERRRSNTNSSSTSSSNHNHPTSPNRKSNLLIEVTPKSSTTSSYSDRRRSQSLLESDLDFDPRRSLTKAYVHSTEVPVGPLCIIEDDFSESRPDLEENASTSKTEDHFPFREAIQAPTAVSRIEQLTILTTQVLHSPPKKEVTFAPLVQEMEPDDLNLLHSEYSSGDSTSKSEEGTISSSSSHTTEAANPSGSSSSSSSLVSSTSQSSKVDGKKKSQQTLDLKRRSSDSTLESECLI